From Staphylococcus delphini, one genomic window encodes:
- a CDS encoding universal stress protein yields MYQSILLAADGSENSERAAQEALNFVDEHTMVTILTVIDVDESKTDVLHGQQGASLTQEREKKLHFIKKLFVEHHVNHEVKFVHGIPTDKVVEVANSGHYQAIILGTRGLNSLQELVLGSVSHKVAKRAQIPVIIVK; encoded by the coding sequence ATGTATCAATCCATTTTACTCGCTGCAGATGGTTCAGAAAATAGCGAACGTGCCGCTCAAGAGGCGCTGAACTTTGTAGATGAACATACGATGGTTACAATTCTTACAGTTATAGACGTTGATGAGTCAAAAACAGATGTTTTACATGGACAACAAGGTGCTAGTTTAACACAAGAAAGAGAAAAAAAGCTCCATTTCATAAAAAAATTATTTGTAGAACATCATGTCAATCACGAAGTTAAATTTGTCCATGGCATCCCAACAGACAAAGTAGTTGAAGTTGCAAATAGCGGACATTATCAAGCTATTATTTTGGGAACACGTGGTTTGAATAGTTTGCAAGAATTGGTGCTTGGCAGTGTTAGCCATAAAGTCGCTAAACGTGCGCAAATACCCGTGATTATTGTTAAATAA
- a CDS encoding urease accessory protein UreD: MAISKWTGELDLTFKHDGRRTVNGKTYFQGGLKVIRPTYLNGSPHPTMFLINLGGGFVDGDRYRMAVHFEPRTHAILTTQGATIVFKTLEDKVEQYQTFQLDDESFMEFISDPIIGYSEAKFYQANQFHLSPTASMFYTDILTPGYDKEGRQFNYHYLHLKNEIYVDEKLVVFDNLKLDTQKNKVTHMGYMEGFTHMASCFYISPGVNQKVVEAVQEVVTPYIDEHCRVGVTLLPTHGLTFRILAYSTDVIQRVIHAVHQFVMENYHEEDAQFLRKY, encoded by the coding sequence ATGGCAATTTCTAAATGGACAGGTGAGTTAGATTTAACCTTTAAACATGACGGTAGACGTACCGTAAATGGGAAAACGTATTTCCAAGGTGGGCTTAAAGTCATTCGGCCCACTTATTTAAATGGAAGTCCTCATCCGACGATGTTTTTGATTAACTTAGGCGGTGGGTTCGTTGATGGTGACCGTTACCGCATGGCTGTCCACTTTGAGCCACGTACGCATGCGATTTTAACGACTCAAGGTGCGACAATTGTTTTTAAAACATTGGAAGATAAAGTCGAGCAGTACCAAACGTTTCAACTCGATGACGAATCGTTTATGGAATTCATCAGTGATCCGATTATTGGTTATTCAGAGGCGAAATTTTATCAAGCCAATCAATTCCATTTGAGTCCGACTGCTTCGATGTTTTATACCGATATTTTAACGCCAGGTTATGATAAAGAAGGACGCCAATTTAATTATCATTATTTACACCTCAAAAACGAAATTTATGTGGATGAAAAACTCGTCGTATTTGATAATTTGAAGTTAGATACGCAGAAAAATAAAGTGACGCATATGGGCTATATGGAAGGCTTCACACATATGGCTTCTTGTTTTTACATTAGCCCAGGTGTCAATCAGAAAGTCGTTGAAGCGGTACAAGAAGTGGTGACACCTTATATCGATGAACATTGCCGTGTCGGTGTGACATTGCTGCCAACGCACGGTTTAACATTTCGTATTTTAGCGTATTCTACAGACGTCATTCAACGGGTTATTCACGCCGTACATCAATTTGTTATGGAAAATTATCATGAAGAAGACGCACAATTTTTAAGAAAATATTAA